One Mycolicibacterium pulveris genomic region harbors:
- a CDS encoding enoyl-CoA hydratase/isomerase family protein produces MTERATTETVTEADVVVTRDGAVGIVTINRPQRLNAVTPDAGDRLAAAFAAFEADPGIRAVVLTGAGRGFCAGADIAGDVGNARDVLIETWNPLVRTMQALEIPIVAAVNGVAAGAGVSLALACDLRVAAESARFQLSFTKIGLLPDAGLTWLLPRTVGLGRANELALLGRDIAAPEALQWGLVNRVCADGEALNTAVALAQEIAGLAGSVTSVKRAHRRSFESTFGEQLDFEADTQGWLQQQPDFAEAVAAFAEKRPAHRAPRTPGRHP; encoded by the coding sequence ATGACCGAACGAGCAACGACCGAAACAGTGACCGAAGCCGATGTCGTCGTCACGCGCGACGGCGCGGTCGGCATCGTCACCATCAACCGCCCGCAACGGCTCAATGCAGTCACGCCGGATGCCGGTGACCGGCTGGCCGCAGCCTTCGCCGCGTTCGAGGCCGATCCCGGGATACGCGCCGTCGTCCTGACCGGTGCCGGTCGCGGGTTCTGCGCGGGTGCCGACATCGCCGGTGACGTCGGCAATGCCAGGGACGTGCTGATCGAGACCTGGAATCCGCTGGTGCGGACCATGCAGGCCTTGGAGATCCCGATCGTCGCCGCGGTCAACGGGGTGGCCGCGGGCGCCGGTGTCTCCCTCGCGCTCGCCTGCGACCTACGCGTCGCCGCGGAGTCAGCGCGGTTTCAGTTGTCGTTCACCAAGATCGGTCTGCTCCCCGACGCCGGTCTCACCTGGCTGCTGCCGCGCACGGTCGGACTGGGGCGGGCCAACGAGCTCGCGCTGCTCGGCCGCGATATCGCCGCACCCGAAGCGCTGCAATGGGGTCTGGTCAACCGAGTCTGCGCGGACGGCGAGGCGCTGAACACCGCGGTGGCCTTGGCGCAGGAGATCGCCGGGCTGGCAGGCAGTGTCACGTCGGTCAAGCGGGCACATCGGCGATCGTTCGAATCGACCTTCGGCGAACAGCTCGACTTCGAGGCCGACACCCAGGGCTGGCTGCAGCAGCAGCCCGACTTCGCCGAAGCGGTGGCGGCATTCGCCGAGAAGCGCCCCGCCCACCGAGCCCCGCGTACTCCCGGACGTCATCCGTGA